A single genomic interval of Alteromonas sp. CI.11.F.A3 harbors:
- a CDS encoding ABC transporter ATP-binding protein yields the protein MGSITLKQVTKSFGDVNVIKPLDLHIRDGEFIVFVGPSGCGKSTLLRMIAGLEDTTSGNIDIDGEDATNMPPAKRGLAMVFQSYALYPHMSVRSNIAFPLKRAKVAPAVIDEKIEKAAKMLNLTDYLDRKPGQLSGGQRQRVAIGRAIVRQPSAFLFDEPLSNLDASLRVNMRLEISELHKSLDTTMIYVTHDQVEAMTMADRIAVFNGGIIEQVGTPLELYQKPVNRFVAGFIGSPKMNFIDVMPKAGDDTHTIGVRPEHLKITQEQGLWTGKVGVVEHLGSETFLHVHVEGAGTLTVKADGDCPVSYGDVINLTAAQSKIMHFNKAGVTIASLSWGEAHLA from the coding sequence ATGGGAAGCATTACTTTAAAACAAGTGACAAAAAGCTTTGGCGATGTAAATGTTATTAAGCCGCTAGATTTGCATATCCGCGACGGTGAATTCATTGTATTCGTTGGGCCATCGGGCTGCGGAAAATCCACCTTGCTTCGCATGATTGCGGGGCTTGAAGACACCACAAGTGGTAACATTGATATTGACGGTGAAGATGCCACGAATATGCCGCCAGCGAAACGTGGCTTGGCGATGGTATTTCAGTCTTACGCGTTGTACCCGCATATGTCTGTGCGCAGCAATATTGCGTTTCCGCTTAAGCGCGCAAAAGTAGCCCCTGCAGTGATTGATGAAAAAATTGAAAAAGCGGCTAAAATGCTGAACCTTACTGATTATCTTGACCGCAAGCCTGGACAGTTATCTGGCGGGCAGCGTCAGCGTGTGGCGATTGGGCGTGCCATTGTTCGCCAGCCTTCGGCTTTCTTGTTCGATGAGCCCTTATCTAACCTTGATGCCTCGCTACGGGTTAATATGCGCCTTGAAATATCAGAACTTCATAAAAGTTTAGACACCACCATGATTTACGTAACCCACGATCAGGTAGAAGCCATGACCATGGCCGATCGTATTGCGGTATTTAATGGCGGTATTATCGAGCAAGTCGGCACGCCGCTTGAGCTCTACCAAAAACCAGTTAACCGCTTTGTAGCTGGTTTTATTGGCTCGCCAAAAATGAATTTCATTGATGTGATGCCTAAAGCAGGTGACGACACTCATACTATTGGGGTGCGGCCAGAACATCTTAAAATTACGCAAGAACAAGGGCTGTGGACAGGTAAAGTGGGTGTGGTAGAGCACCTAGGTTCTGAAACCTTTTTACATGTTCATGTAGAAGGTGCTGGTACACTTACGGTTAAAGCGGATGGTGACTGTCCTGTGAGTTATGGCGATGTGATTAACTTGACGGCAGCGCAAAGCAAAATTATGCATTTTAATAAAGCAGGCGTGACGATTGCTTCACTTTCTTGGGGCGAAGCGCACTTAGCATAA
- a CDS encoding HAD family hydrolase, with the protein MGSSKSCQQGIDIQLVIFDCDGVLVDSEVLCKRVIIAMLADLKVVVSSAYFDEHFLGKSYESAHKQILTDFNISLPAEFRDNYLTALLKVFAEELQTTPELNSVLSGLNVRNCIATSSSPKRVAFALEKTGLLSFFEGRITTSTEVENGKPAPDIFLLAASKMGIKPKNCLVIEDSEAGIQGALAADMQVVKYTGASHFKGALPTSADKNDKVPSISHWCEFFNLYPNLKTTD; encoded by the coding sequence ATGGGCAGCAGTAAATCTTGCCAACAAGGGATTGATATTCAGCTTGTTATTTTCGACTGTGATGGCGTATTAGTTGACAGTGAAGTGCTGTGTAAACGGGTCATCATCGCCATGCTGGCTGATTTAAAAGTTGTGGTTTCAAGCGCTTACTTTGACGAGCACTTCCTAGGTAAAAGTTATGAATCTGCACATAAGCAGATTTTAACCGACTTCAACATTTCGCTTCCTGCTGAGTTTAGAGATAACTACCTAACCGCGCTATTAAAGGTGTTTGCTGAAGAGTTACAAACTACGCCCGAGCTCAACAGTGTGCTTTCCGGCTTGAATGTTAGAAACTGCATTGCAACCAGCAGTAGCCCAAAGCGGGTTGCGTTTGCGCTAGAAAAAACAGGTCTTCTTTCTTTTTTTGAAGGGCGCATTACCACAAGTACAGAAGTTGAAAATGGGAAACCAGCCCCTGATATCTTTTTACTTGCCGCATCAAAGATGGGAATTAAGCCTAAAAATTGTTTAGTTATCGAAGACTCAGAAGCGGGTATTCAAGGCGCACTAGCTGCTGATATGCAGGTGGTGAAATATACCGGCGCAAGCCATTTTAAAGGTGCACTGCCAACTAGCGCAGATAAGAACGACAAGGTACCGTCGATTTCTCATTGGTGTGAGTTTTTCAATCTGTACCCAAATTTAAAAACAACTGACTAG
- a CDS encoding sensor histidine kinase yields the protein MAAGIAHEINNPLAFVISNFDPLDHYVEMLISMVDLHEQLIQSINEIEQPVNQKLTQSIQSFKQTRDIDFVTEDIKALVHDSKEGLLRVRDIINDLGSYSRKESLENQPINLSEVTKETVRMLKYELSDDVEVQLAIDSDIQITSHKGFIQQIIANLVKNAIQAHATSEKQTQQKIIKVSVEEKAEFVLMNVSDNAGGIAEKSRKHVFDPFFTTKDVGKGTGMGLSVCSNLAKKIHGTLALSPVDESSELDTTFTLTLPKQVGVE from the coding sequence ATGGCAGCTGGAATTGCCCATGAAATAAATAATCCGTTGGCGTTTGTTATCAGCAACTTCGACCCCCTTGATCATTACGTAGAAATGCTAATCAGCATGGTGGATTTGCATGAACAGCTTATTCAATCTATTAACGAGATTGAGCAGCCAGTAAATCAGAAACTCACCCAATCAATACAAAGCTTCAAACAAACTCGTGATATTGATTTTGTGACCGAAGATATAAAAGCGCTAGTGCACGATTCAAAAGAAGGTTTACTGAGAGTAAGGGATATCATTAATGATTTAGGGAGCTATTCTCGTAAAGAGTCACTAGAGAATCAGCCAATAAACCTCAGTGAAGTAACCAAAGAAACCGTTCGAATGCTCAAATACGAATTGAGTGATGACGTTGAAGTTCAACTAGCTATTGATAGTGATATTCAGATAACGTCACATAAAGGATTCATCCAACAGATAATCGCCAATTTGGTTAAAAATGCGATTCAAGCCCACGCCACCTCAGAGAAGCAAACTCAGCAGAAAATCATCAAAGTCAGTGTTGAAGAAAAAGCGGAGTTTGTGCTAATGAATGTTTCAGACAACGCGGGCGGTATAGCAGAAAAAAGTCGTAAGCATGTTTTTGACCCTTTCTTCACTACAAAAGACGTTGGTAAGGGAACAGGCATGGGGTTGTCTGTCTGTTCTAATTTAGCGAAGAAAATACATGGAACGTTAGCACTTTCCCCTGTGGATGAATCGAGCGAATTAGACACTACATTTACGCTTACCTTACCCAAGCAGGTAGGGGTGGAATGA
- a CDS encoding CHAT domain-containing protein, with the protein METLSVSFLKRSVALLCGFPFFISMLFVFSFSGWAEENTLIPTVTVSDATTADFQLSLNEKATFRVIPTTGVTVLIKATQSVANVRLALYGTENKTSKPLLTLDIPAAYRQPEYLLFDANDCVTCYVEIDTSASSPTQGRSDILFSAIGTGLDAHRNFYNAIQLASLTWSVAENQLAEMEYKEALHDVRSHYEKAENIATSLEDHSLIIFSAYMQSIVSHYLGEYDNQADLLKRILHQTSIPQSYLIKINMDLASYYIYEKGEFDTAVAYLSIVFGHLNSGHYPLLYAEAKELEASIEIEKGSYLNAVAAFEETSKIFLEQGDVSNAIKSMTSLGWLFYHTGDFNNAMQQYVLAKKLATQVSDNYAITNLHIKLSGVYRQLGNIEQANHHVTQALTLSGRFKHAYLDAWANVEKAKLLQATGQYIYSKDTFDIAKRRFFKLNASKGASEIDFFVGLLNMQLGEHQQAKERIESYLFNTDGIATDYEHAIAASNLAHALTLLGSKDEAMKYQQNALNVLMQTQDIRSIGLAQIQMATLHASMGNVKTAETYFNKGTSKLIQTRSTLTQLDSTYAYANEVAHLDPVLALQIGRDISEQINAIFSEIKRTDLRRGYFSTYQKVVSLLVRVDNSLSAEQSLLLAEAARSRTIGYGLYRDNNTNNDIQREQKKLNQKQQVKLIELSTQIETQQRKQTIREIRVLSEALYQLESDNYVAPQSTAKFSAKSLAQLQQSLTEHDVVLFIDTAEVESRLWFIDQQQIVSFKSEHERFFSERVGAVLNVISQKLPLRKMRKEVAELRNTLFPSNAEYLFKGKTNLIVIPDGALTRLPFSLLSASSPAQNGWSVSYQHSLQNIVDSRKDNFATAVDEGSILVVANPLMKTMPKGQNSPLTYGFQSSSLPYTAKEASYINAFSAQPITLLNKGNASKQALVELDLSTFNIVHMATHGLANNHVPELGGLVLSNASSADNLLFASEIRRLRLKAQLVVLSGCETTQGHLIEGEGMLGLTRAFIEAGAHSVIGSLWQVQDDATAMLMKEFYRYLLQHELPISEALEKAKVAVKNHKRKNGTHPWRSPYYWAGFVLHGNAA; encoded by the coding sequence ATGGAAACTCTAAGCGTCTCTTTTCTCAAAAGATCAGTAGCTTTGCTATGTGGTTTCCCTTTCTTTATTTCTATGCTTTTTGTGTTTTCTTTCTCTGGATGGGCGGAAGAAAATACATTGATTCCCACCGTGACAGTATCGGACGCTACCACGGCGGATTTTCAATTAAGCCTTAATGAAAAAGCAACGTTTAGAGTTATCCCTACAACGGGGGTGACAGTGCTTATTAAAGCGACGCAATCAGTAGCAAATGTTCGCTTAGCACTTTATGGCACTGAAAATAAAACTAGCAAGCCCTTACTCACCCTTGATATTCCAGCCGCCTATAGACAACCTGAATACCTACTCTTCGATGCGAACGACTGTGTCACTTGTTACGTTGAAATAGATACTTCGGCATCATCGCCAACGCAAGGTCGCAGCGATATCCTTTTTAGTGCAATTGGTACCGGATTGGATGCTCACAGGAATTTCTACAATGCCATTCAACTCGCTTCGTTAACGTGGTCTGTGGCAGAAAATCAGCTTGCAGAGATGGAGTATAAAGAAGCCTTGCATGATGTGCGTTCGCACTATGAAAAAGCAGAGAATATTGCAACATCGTTAGAAGATCACTCTCTCATTATTTTCAGTGCCTATATGCAATCCATAGTGAGCCACTACCTTGGAGAATACGACAATCAAGCTGATTTACTGAAACGTATTTTACATCAGACATCTATTCCCCAATCCTACCTTATTAAAATTAACATGGATTTAGCGAGTTACTATATTTATGAAAAAGGTGAATTTGATACCGCGGTGGCGTATTTAAGCATTGTGTTCGGTCATCTAAATTCTGGGCACTATCCCTTGTTGTATGCAGAGGCGAAAGAGTTAGAAGCGTCAATAGAAATTGAAAAAGGAAGCTATTTGAATGCTGTAGCGGCGTTTGAAGAAACCAGCAAAATTTTCTTGGAACAAGGTGATGTGTCAAATGCTATTAAAAGCATGACCTCTTTAGGGTGGCTTTTTTATCACACGGGCGATTTTAACAACGCCATGCAGCAATACGTTCTCGCCAAGAAATTAGCAACTCAAGTTTCAGATAACTACGCAATCACGAACTTGCATATCAAACTCTCGGGCGTGTATCGACAACTAGGCAATATCGAGCAAGCCAATCATCATGTTACACAGGCGCTAACGCTAAGCGGTAGGTTTAAGCATGCATATTTAGATGCATGGGCTAATGTAGAAAAAGCGAAGCTTCTGCAAGCAACGGGGCAGTATATTTATTCGAAGGATACGTTTGATATAGCAAAGCGCAGATTTTTTAAATTGAATGCCTCAAAGGGGGCGAGTGAAATAGACTTTTTTGTTGGTTTACTCAACATGCAACTTGGAGAGCATCAACAGGCGAAAGAGCGGATAGAGAGTTACTTGTTTAACACTGACGGAATTGCCACGGATTACGAGCATGCTATTGCTGCTTCAAATCTAGCGCATGCCCTTACGTTACTTGGTAGCAAAGATGAGGCAATGAAATATCAGCAAAATGCGTTAAATGTTCTAATGCAAACGCAAGATATTCGGTCAATCGGCTTAGCACAAATACAAATGGCCACGCTGCATGCATCCATGGGTAACGTTAAAACTGCTGAGACCTATTTTAACAAAGGAACGAGCAAACTTATTCAAACGCGTTCTACGTTGACTCAATTAGACAGTACATATGCCTATGCCAATGAAGTAGCCCACCTCGACCCAGTGCTTGCACTACAAATAGGCCGTGATATTAGCGAGCAAATCAATGCTATTTTTTCAGAAATAAAGCGAACCGATTTACGCAGGGGGTATTTCTCCACCTATCAGAAGGTGGTCAGTTTGCTGGTTCGTGTTGATAACTCACTTTCTGCAGAGCAGAGCTTATTACTTGCTGAGGCTGCGCGATCACGCACCATAGGGTATGGGCTTTACCGCGACAACAATACTAATAATGACATTCAACGTGAACAAAAAAAGCTCAATCAAAAGCAGCAGGTGAAATTGATTGAGCTTAGTACACAAATTGAAACACAGCAGAGAAAACAGACCATTAGAGAGATACGGGTATTGTCAGAAGCCTTATATCAGCTTGAGAGTGACAATTATGTTGCTCCGCAGTCTACCGCTAAATTTTCGGCCAAATCATTGGCCCAACTTCAGCAGTCTTTAACAGAGCATGACGTGGTGTTATTTATTGATACCGCAGAAGTGGAGTCTAGGTTGTGGTTTATTGATCAGCAGCAGATTGTAAGCTTTAAGAGTGAACATGAGCGTTTTTTTAGTGAACGTGTGGGCGCTGTACTGAATGTGATATCGCAAAAACTGCCTTTGCGTAAAATGCGTAAAGAGGTGGCAGAGCTACGCAATACACTTTTTCCTAGTAATGCAGAGTATCTATTCAAAGGCAAAACGAACTTAATTGTAATACCGGATGGCGCGTTAACCCGTTTACCATTTTCGTTACTGTCAGCATCTTCCCCCGCGCAGAATGGGTGGTCAGTAAGCTATCAACATTCTTTGCAAAACATAGTAGATTCGAGAAAAGACAATTTCGCTACGGCTGTGGATGAAGGCAGTATTCTTGTTGTGGCAAACCCTTTAATGAAGACCATGCCAAAAGGCCAAAACAGCCCGCTAACCTATGGTTTTCAGTCTTCTTCATTGCCTTATACAGCAAAAGAGGCAAGTTACATAAACGCGTTCTCTGCTCAACCGATAACCCTTCTAAACAAAGGTAACGCCAGTAAACAAGCGTTAGTAGAATTAGATTTATCTACCTTTAATATTGTGCATATGGCGACACATGGGCTAGCAAATAATCACGTGCCTGAATTGGGCGGACTCGTTTTATCAAATGCTTCAAGTGCCGACAATTTGCTGTTTGCCTCAGAAATTAGGCGGCTTAGGCTCAAGGCTCAACTTGTTGTGTTAAGCGGTTGCGAAACTACCCAAGGACACTTAATAGAGGGCGAAGGCATGCTTGGCTTAACCCGTGCTTTCATCGAAGCTGGAGCTCATAGCGTTATAGGCAGTTTGTGGCAAGTACAAGACGATGCAACCGCGATGCTGATGAAGGAGTTTTATCGTTATTTACTACAACACGAATTACCCATCTCTGAAGCATTAGAAAAAGCGAAAGTGGCGGTGAAAAATCACAAAAGAAAAAACGGAACTCACCCGTGGCGATCGCCCTATTACTGGGCGGGATTTGTTTTACATGGTAACGCGGCATGA
- a CDS encoding RNA polymerase sigma factor, whose protein sequence is MTESESAIATALVKGILAGDAAAELQMIERYKRGLRFVLRRKCHDLDLTADISQETWRIVIERIRNNELREPAKLSAFILQTAKNQLLMHFRKSDVKRQQTGMGEALESEYSAPLTQSPEDALERHNLGLLVQTVIKELNTSRDRELLHRYYIHEQDKQMICNELNVNAKNFDNVLYRCKQRFKTLWLAVMEDN, encoded by the coding sequence ATGACTGAATCTGAGAGCGCTATTGCAACCGCTTTAGTGAAAGGGATTTTAGCGGGTGATGCTGCCGCAGAATTACAAATGATAGAGCGATATAAAAGGGGGTTACGTTTTGTGCTTCGGCGAAAGTGTCACGACCTTGATTTGACCGCAGATATTAGTCAAGAAACGTGGCGTATCGTTATTGAACGTATTCGAAATAATGAGCTACGTGAACCAGCAAAGTTGTCAGCGTTTATTCTTCAGACGGCCAAAAATCAGCTACTGATGCATTTTAGAAAAAGTGACGTTAAGCGCCAACAAACGGGTATGGGGGAAGCGTTGGAGTCTGAGTATTCCGCTCCGTTGACACAATCGCCCGAGGATGCGCTAGAACGACATAATTTAGGTTTGCTTGTTCAAACGGTTATCAAAGAACTGAATACCTCGAGAGATAGAGAATTACTCCATCGTTACTATATACATGAACAAGATAAGCAGATGATTTGTAATGAGCTAAATGTAAACGCTAAAAATTTCGACAATGTGCTTTATCGCTGTAAACAGCGTTTTAAAACGCTGTGGTTAGCGGTAATGGAAGATAACTGA